The Natranaerovirga hydrolytica genome window below encodes:
- a CDS encoding ABC transporter ATP-binding protein produces the protein MELLKVEAIKKQFKEIKAVDGISFHVQEGEVLGLLGPNGAGKSTTISMISTLLRPDAGDIYYRGKSIVKSPKGIKNELGFIPQEIALYPTLSGMENLQFWGKAYGLRGKELKERIQKVSQIIGIDKRLKDKVEKYSGGMKRRLNIGVALLHQPKIVIMDEPTVGIDPQSRKHILETVKALNKQGMTVIYTSHYMEEVEYLCSRICIMDYGKIIAEGTKEQLTDMIDEKKQVTIKVDQQSQEVIDALNSNQEVDKVEHKEDQIILTVKKHNEALKNIIDCFTHTPSNILSIDIKEPNLEAVFLHLTGRALRD, from the coding sequence ATGGAATTATTAAAAGTAGAAGCAATTAAAAAACAATTTAAAGAAATAAAAGCAGTAGATGGCATTTCATTTCACGTACAAGAAGGAGAAGTTTTAGGTCTTTTAGGGCCTAATGGTGCAGGTAAATCCACCACAATTTCCATGATATCTACATTGCTAAGACCGGATGCAGGTGATATTTATTATAGAGGAAAAAGCATTGTAAAATCACCGAAAGGTATCAAAAATGAATTAGGCTTTATTCCACAAGAAATTGCTTTATACCCAACGTTGTCTGGAATGGAAAACTTACAATTTTGGGGCAAGGCTTATGGGTTAAGAGGCAAGGAGCTAAAAGAACGCATTCAAAAAGTGTCTCAAATCATAGGAATTGATAAAAGGTTAAAAGATAAAGTGGAAAAATATTCAGGTGGCATGAAGAGACGATTAAACATAGGCGTGGCATTGCTCCATCAACCTAAGATTGTCATTATGGATGAGCCAACAGTTGGCATTGATCCTCAATCAAGAAAGCATATATTAGAAACGGTTAAAGCATTAAATAAGCAGGGCATGACCGTCATTTATACCAGTCACTATATGGAAGAAGTAGAGTATTTATGCAGCAGAATTTGTATAATGGACTATGGAAAAATCATTGCAGAAGGAACAAAAGAACAACTGACAGATATGATTGATGAGAAGAAACAAGTGACTATAAAAGTGGATCAACAATCACAAGAAGTTATTGACGCTTTAAACAGTAATCAAGAGGTAGATAAAGTTGAGCACAAAGAAGATCAGATTATTTTAACCGTTAAAAAGCATAATGAAGCTTTAAAGAATATTATAGACTGTTTTACACATACACCTTCTAATATACTTTCAATTGACATTAAGGAACCTAATTTAGAAGCAGTATTCTTACACTTAACAGGAAGGGCTTTAAGAGATTAG